The DNA segment TTGGCTGCATATAAGGCGATGGCTTCAATATGATCCGCAATGGCGAGAAGTCGTCCGTAAAGGTAGTCTCTTGAGGTACATGTTACATCCAGAGCCATGGAATATTCCTTCCGTTTTTTAGGGTCGGGGTGTCGGATATGAAAACTGCGGTAAAGGGCACAGGCCACGCCCATGCATTTTTCCCATTCCCAGTGTTCCATTCCGATTCGGTTTGAAGTTCTGCTTATACAGCTTGTCATGAGATCAAGCGGTACCTGCTGACCATCCATGATGCAGGGAACAAGGCGCTCAATGGTTGCTTTTTTAAGCTTGTCGTCCAGCCTTTGCCCAAAGGCTGCTTCTGCGATGTTTTTGGGTGATGGAGCGGAAAGTGACCAAAACACTTCTTTCTTTTTATTTTTTGTATCATTCTTTTTTCGGGTAAGACGTTGCCACCAAACGGAATCCGTATGCCAGTTTTCCAGCCGCACTAAAAATTCGGAACCAAGCAGTTCCCGGTAATAGATGATACTCATGCGTCCAGGGGTGGCAGAGTCCAGTCCGATCATGACAATGTCTTCGGTTGGTGAGATTGTTTTAGCATAACCCTTAATGAAAGATTTCAGTTTTGAGGCAAAGCGTTGGCCTGCATCCCGTGTATGATCTGGCGATTGGGGAATTTCTTCTTCCGTGAATGGCGTGTCTTCATCCCAGAGCTCATGTGTTTCTGTTAAAGGCTGGGGGATGGTTTTTCCGGATACGGCCCAGCAGACAAAGGCTTGATCACCATTGCGGACACCCTGGCGAGAGATCAGCCATGCAAGGGAACTGTGGGTCTTTTGTGATATAACGCTTCCGACAGAGCATGCCTGCAGGTTCTCGGTAAAACGTCCACGATAGGTATAGCCGGTATTGTCATTTGCCGAGATAAGCTTGGCTTTGTCTCCTGAGTGGCGGAGTTTGGCTGGATGCTGGTTTGCAATAAGAGTTTTTTTACCTTCAACATGACAAAATCCTTCTCCTTGATTTTGATCTTGCAGATAGGATATCCAGGCATTTTGTAGAGATTTGTCTCCCCATGTATCACTTTCGGGATCTCCAGGGATGTGGATACTCCAGCATACCAGAGCATCCCCTTGATCCTGAACGGCTTTTCCTTTCACTTTTTTTTTGGTCAACATACGGAAAATGGGTGGAACAGCCCCTTCTTCCTCTGGCCAAGATGTTCGAAGAATATTTTGGTTGTCTGTAAAAAGGACTCCGCAGGAAATAAGATCCTGTACGAGCTGTTCTTTTTTTGCGTAGCGTAAAACAGCCTGTACTTTGTGATGTGTGTATGGGGAGTTTGCCCAGCCAGAAAGAAGTTTTAAATATGATTTAAAATAGCTTTTTTTGGTACCGCCATATTTTGCATAGTCTCCTCCGCAGTACTGGATTTTATCAATCAGGGGATGTGGAGCTTCTCCGCTTGTTCTACCTGCTGATTTTTCAGTGGCGGGTAGGGGGATGAGTAGCTTATCCAAGATGCTCGCGCGTTTGAAATTCCCATAGTTGTCAATTTCGATATGGATATGTGCCTGTTGTACGGTATGTCCGATGGGAAGAAGTCGGGCCTGTTCTGTCATCAGTTGTTCGTTGTTGCAGCAGGCTTCATATGTTTCATAGAGTTTTTGAATCCAGCTCATAAGCATGTCTCCTCAATCTCTACGTGTCGCAGGTTCTTGCCGAGTTCAAATTGCTTGGGTTCCATGGGCCGAATAAATTTTCGGATAGTACAGTCTTCAGGTTTCGGGAATTCGATAATGCCGTGTTTCATGACAGGGTACCAGAAACGGGTTTTTAAAGCGTTTTCTCCTGTTTCATCGGGGTAGTCAAAACCATGAAACATCAATCCAAAGCCTAGTTCATCCAAGCCGTCATAGTCACTTTTTCCTTCACCAAATTCACAGGGTTCCACATATCCCTGGCAGTCCCGCGTCCCAAGAAAGATGTCTTGCCTTCCTCCTTTCTCCAGCATTCGTTTTGCAATGGCGTAGTGTTTGCCATTAATGCGATCGGGTGCCAGTTCTGTTCGGTATTCATTCCATACAAAGTAGGCTTCAACCTGATACTCGACGTTGGCAAGAAATGTGTAGATTGCAAGACTGTTGCCTCCACTAAAGGAGATCGGTTTCATTCCTTTGGTCTGGGTGCGGATAGGGTTCATGATCCGTACTTTTTTAATTTTCCATATGAGGGTTGGTTTTGAGTATATGGATTTGACCACGCCTTTCAGTGCATCATAGGTTGGCACATGATAAGAACATTTTTCTCCCCCGATCCGTGACGTTGGATCTGTAAACAGGGCGTATCGCCCGCTTACTTTAAAGCTGATACTGTTTTTTATGATTCCATTTTTCAAGGAAACCTCCTCGTATTAAGCCGTAGAATCTATTTTACACCCAAATTTATATTTTTTTTACTTCATTACATATGAATACTTTTGTTTGGTTCAAGATGTCAATGGCATTTTTTTGAAAAGTGGTGGGGCGATTTTTTCTGTTTACCATTTTACATCGTTTCATATATTTCAATCCACGCCCCACCGATGGCTATATTAACGTTATTTGTGTGAAAAATCAATTTTTTGCAACAGGCAAACTATATGATCCTTTCTTCCATTAGGGCTACGATTTCTTCGGAAAGCCCGTAGTCGGGACTGTAGAAACGTTCATCCAGAACATAGATCCCGAGTTCTGGGATGGGGTGGATGGCTTTTTCATTTTCTAATTTTTTAACCATGTAGGGAAAAATGTTGACGGTATATTTTTGGGCTTTCCGGAGTATTCCTTTCTGGGTTTTTGGGTGAAAGGCCGCATAAAGTTCTCCAATGATAATTTTTGCTTCTTCATTATAGGGAACAATGATTCCATGGGTTGGTGCGTCAATGGGCTTAAAGGCTTTGGCAGCCGTAGCAAAGGATTGGCGCAGCATTGCTGGACAGATCATGTTTCCAGGATTCAGAGGATTGCATGAAAGCAGGTTGAGAATGGTTTCATCAAGGGCATGAATTTTTCCAGGGATGGGATAGGTCATTTCAGATTTACGATTATGGAAGCTGTATTGGAAATAGCGTTCGATGACAAGGGGATTAGAGAGGTCATTGTTAAACTCTTGTGGCTTTTCCCTGTACTCATCAAGAATCCTCAGGGATATTTCTTTTCCAATTTTGATGTCAGGCAGCATCCCGATGGGTTCCTTATCGGGATTGATAATGAGAACATGGCCTATGTCCTTTTCCATATGCCGATTGCAGCGACCCGCTGCCTGGAGGATGGAATCCATTCCAGCGACAAAGCGAATGACAGAGCCAAAGCTGATATCAACGCCTGCTTCAATAAGCTGGGTGCTGATGCAGAGAATAGGCTTGGTATTTTTATCCGGCTGCTTCGGGTCTGGCAGACGGTTTCTGATTTGATTTAGAATTTCCATACGATGTACCGGACACATATCTGTACTGAGGTGAAAGACAGGTTCCGTATCTTCAAGCATACTGGAACAGACTTGGAAGAGTTTTCTTGCCCAGCTTTTTGTGTTCACGATAACAAGACAGTGTTCTTTTGTTTTGAAGGTTTCCAAGACCTTGGCGGCTACATCATCCAGACTCCACCCTGATGGTTTATACAGATTTAGAATTTCAACCCTTTTCAATTGATGGAAGAGGGTGAGGATATCAGGAATAATCTCATTGGATTGAGACAGTTGCAATGCCCCATATTCCGGCGCAACTTTGCCGATGAGGGGTTGGGTGGCTGTACAGAGAACGGCAGAGGTTTGGCAATGATTGGTCAGATAGTTCAGGGCATTGCAGAAGAGGTGGATGCATTTGATGGGAAGTGTTTGGATCTCATCAAAAATAATGATGCTTTTTGCCATTCTATGCATCCGTCTTGCACTGCTGGTTCGGTTTCCAAAAAGGGCTTCTAGGAATTGGACTGTTGTGGTGAAGATGACTGGGGCATCCCAATTTTCACCAAGCAGGCGGTTTCTGTCGAAGCGTTTTTGTTCTTCTTCACTTTCTTCTTTGGGATCAAGGTTTGAATGATGCTCCAGAACAATGCTGCCCGGAATTGAATCTGCTTCAAGGATTTTTCTGGCTTCCTGGGCGTTCTGATCAATGATTGATGTGTAGGGAATAACGTAGATGATTCGTTCGAGCTTATGTTTTTCTGCGTGCTGGAGAGCGAATCGCAGGGTGGCAAGGGTTTTACCCCCACCTGTCGGGACGGTCAGGGTGAAGATTCCTTTTTCATCTTGAGCGCGTTCTCGGCAGCAGTCTGATATTTGTTTTCGAATTTTGTCGATGGGGGACTGGTCAGAAAAGCATGCTAAATGATTTTCAAGGTGTTTGATCAGAACAGGCCAGTCTGGCGTTACTTCTTCTTGAACCAGTCCTGAATCCTTTCCAATGGAAGCTGCATCCGTACGGTCTGCATCAATGAGGCAGCTGTAGAGAAAACGGGTAGCAAGACCAAACTGGAAGGCTGTGATGGGATTTTTTGCAGCACAAACTCGGGAACATTTGGCGCATGCGGCAGAAACTTCTGAATCGCAGGTGTTTTTTTTGCGTATTTGGCCAAAATGATTTTTGATTTCTTCAATGGCTTCGTTCAGAAGTATTGAGGCTTTTGTGAGAATATCATTGGGAATAACGGAAAGGATTTCATCAAGGGTGCTTTCTTTTTTCATACGTTTTGTAAAGGTGTCTGTTTCACCATCCTCAGAGAGACAGTCAAGGAGGGATGAATGGTGGGAGCTGATGGCAAGGGCAAGAATTTGGCCACATAAATACCGGATGTGGGTGGTGTTTTGGATTTTTTCCCAGATCCATTGGGCTCCGGGGGTTGAGTGGTCGCCCCCCTTTGTTTCTAGCCCCTCAAGATAGTTTTGAAATTTTTCAGAATATTTTCCCATGTCATGGAGAAGACCTACCAAGCATCCTGCTGATGAAAGCCCAATTTTTGACGTAAAGCCGGAAGTTTGATCGCTGACAGCAAGAAGGTGTTGACTGAGCGTTTGCCAGTCTTCCTTTGTTGGATTTTCCGTTGTACGGGCATAAAATTGGCGCATGCATGCTCCTTTGCAGATCATTATTTTTGTGAAAAAGGTTTGTGAAAACTTAAGAAGTGCGCGTAACAGTAAAATACATACCACACCCACCGCACCATATAGTGGTGCACCCCCCAAAAAATTTACCTTTTTTACACCTCATAATTCCCCAGACTTTTTTTCAACGCCTCCACCACCTCCATCTTCAGGCTTTCCGGGCTTTCTACTTTTACCCCCGGTCCGTGGCGCAGAATCTCCCGCACAAGCTCCGTGGAGCTGTTGTAAGGCAGAGATAAAAGCAGGGTGTCGCCGTCCCAGCGGGTCATCTGATTTTTATGCCACTTTTCATCCTTCACCCAGCGGGCGTTGGGCTGGTAAAAGCGCAGAAAGGCCGTGTTCTCCGCTTTACCAGCAAAAATGCCAAATCCGCTTTCCGTGTGGTCCTTTACTTTTTTCGGGTCAAGAATATCGGCAGGAATATCCGGCATGCCCAGAATGGAGATGCGGTCCATGGACAGGGTGCGCAGCTCCTTTCGCAGCTCGCAGAAGGCCACCAGATACCAGTTGATCTGGTATTGAATGAGTTTCTGGGGGTGAATGCGCCGGTTTTCCACCTTGTTGTCGCTTCGGGAGTGGTAGCGGATATCCAGCACCCGCTCTTGAAGAAGGGCGCGGCATACGGCGGCAAACACGGGTCTTTCAAGCTGGCGTTGATAAATGGGCATTACCTGTACGCAGCGCGCGATGAGGCCGGGATCATGGCCAAGCTTCTGCAGGGCTTTATCCAGTTTTTCCCGGACAGGAACCAGAAATGGTGCCATGGCAGCCTTTTCTTCCGTATCCGTCACTTCCTGAAGAAGCCTCAGGGCATAGAGTTCCGTCTGGCTGAGCCAGAATCCGGGCAGCTCAAAGGTTCCGGTATCCGTGTTATAAAGGTAGCCGTGCTTTTGTTTATTGTAGACGATGGGGGCGTCGAAATAATCTCTCATGTACTGAATATCCCGTTTAATACTGGAGCGGGATTTTTCCATTTCTTCTTCCATGCGGGAAAGGGAGATGCAGTTGCCTGTCTGGAGAAGGGCGTCAATGCGGTAAATACGTTCTAGCTGGTTCATGGCAAAACTCCGTACAAGGTCAGTGATAAGGTTGGGCATGTTTTGGCAAAGAGTCCCTTGGCAATATCACAAAAAGACCGTATAGCAAGAAGAAACACTCTTTTCCTGAGATAAGTCCGGAAAAGATGAAACGAGCATGCTTCCGGCAGACCTGCGGTCCGGGAAGCTTCCGGGAGTGCACACACAAAAAGTGAAAGAAGGTTTCTTGGTATGGATGAAACAGCGGAAAATATAATTGATACTCCTTACTGGTTGCCCGTGTGGCTGGGCGGTATCTGGGATTTTCTGGCCAGTTATCCCTTTGTGCTGGGCATTGTCATTCTTGCCGTTGGTTTTTTTGTGGCCTTTCTGGTTCGTCGTTTTATTTTGTTCTGGGGCTTGAAACTTACGGAAAAAGCCAATGCGGATCTTATGGGTCAACTGGTTCGTATGGGAGCCGGTGTTGCGGCGGCTATCATTGTTTATCTCAGTCTGGTCACAGCCCTGCACACACTGCCGCTGCATGAATTCGCCATTACACTCTCTATTCGCATACTGATTAGTTTGTTGATACTGAAGCTGATAAGGACAGGTCTCAGGGCCAGTCATCTTTTTCTGGAAATGCTGGGCAGGGTGAAGGACCGCTTTGCCATTGTGGAAGAGCGTACTCTGCCTCTTTTTGATCTGATCATGACGGTGATCGTCATTGCCATCGGCAGCTATGCCCTCCTGCAGGTATGGAACATCGATGCCACGGCCTGGCTGGCTTCTGCCGGGGTTATTGGTATTGCCGTGGGTTTTGCCGCAAGAGATACGCTGGCGAACCTCTTTGCCGGTTTTTTTATTATAGCGGATGCTCCCTATAAGCTGGGAGACTACGTGGTGCTGGACGGAAAGGAGAGGGGAGAGGTTACCAAGGTGGGAATTCGTTCCACAAGGCTTCTTACCCGTGATGATGTGGAAGTAATTATCCCCAACTCCGTAATGGCCAATACTAAAATTGTGAATGAATCCGGTGGACGCTGGCTGAAATACCGCATCCGTATCAAAGTGGGTGTGGCTTATGGTTCCGATGTAAATCATGTGGTGGATGTACTGGAAGCCGTGGCACGCAAACACCCCACCGTCTGCCGTGACCCTGAAGCACGGGTGAGAATGCGGGGTTTTGGAGATTCCAGCCTGGATTTTGAACTGCTCTGCTGGATAGAAAAACCGGAGCAGCGCGGTCTTGTTTCCCATGAGTTGTTTATGGCCGTATACAAAGCCCTTGGCAGCAACGGGATTGAAATCCCTTTCCCACAGAGGGATCTGTGGGTACGGGGAATGCCGGAAAAGCCTTCCTGTCCTACAAAAGAGGCAGAGTAGCTACGTCGGCAATGTTTGATTCTTGCTGAAAAAGCCATGACAAACATGGGCCTGTGTAGCTCCCAAAAAAAGTCCATGCCTTCCCAGGGGGAGGCATGGACTTTTTGGGGGCCGGATCAGGGAAAAGCAAAATTCAGTTCTGCCGAACCGGCAAAAGGGGAGCTGCCCGTATATCATCGGGTCTTGCAGGCTGCCAGCGGAGCCCACCCTGAAATCCATAACACCGGTATATGTACAAATCCCGAACCTTTTCGCCTCGCCTTGTAACGGTGAACGGAACAGGAGCTTCCACCCTTTCAAAAACCTGAAGGAGCCGTTGCTGCATATCCGGGTTTCTGGAGACACCAATGGCATCGTTTGTCAGCAGATCTTCATCCTTCCACCAGTAGTCATATACATTGGGGCGATTCCATCGGTTGATGGAAACGGTGCGGGGCTGTCCGGGTATGTAGAAAGCCAGTTCGCTGGCAATCTGGTAGCGCATGCCGAAGAAGAAGGTGGACTGAGGGTCTGGCATGTCATTTGCCATGGCAGCTACGGTTTTGCCGAGCTGATCCCAGCTGCGGGATTCGATGGCTGCCCGGTCTTTATGGGGTGGCATGGGCAGAATGGGGTAGAGCACATGAACGAGCAGAAGGCCTGTGAGAAGTAAGCCGGAACCGATGGCCCAGGGCCAGAGTTTGCGGCATCGGCGGTAGAATTTTGCCGCCGGAACCGCTGCGGATGGTCCAAAAAAAGCGGCGGCCAGCACGGATGCGCCCAGGTAACCCGCCGCTGGCCAGTTACCGTATATGCGGGTGTGCAGACTGAGCAGGGCGAAAAAAAGGACCATGGGCAGGGACGTCGCCACCAGGTACTGCCGTATCCATGGTTCGCCGGGGGCATCTTTCCGGAACGCTGCCACCCATGCGGCCACCACCAGAATAAAGATGACAGGGGTAATCAGGCCCAGTTCGGAACCAATATACTCGAAGAAATACTTGAGCGTGAAGGCAGATCCGCTTCCGGCACCGCCCAGATGGGCCACATGGCGGAGGGAGTTCCAGTTGTGGGATGCATTCCAGTAGATAACGGGCAGAAACATGGCGCTTCCCATGATAACGGCTGTCCAGGGACGGATACCTGCAAGGCGGTAGCGGTGTGCCTTTGAGAAAAGGCCGTATCCTAGGGCAAACAAACCGAAAAGCACCATGGTGAACTTGGCAAGAAGGCCGAAGCCGAACCAGAACCCTCCCCACAACCACTGGGACCAGCTGTTTTCTTCATAAGCCCTGGCCACATGGTAAGTGGCACCAGCCCATGCCGCTGCCTGAATTCCGTCGGATGTGGCCAGAATTCCCCCCACCTGAAAAAGGAGTACGGACTGGGTGAGTATGGCCGTTGCCAGTGCGGCCCGATCACCAAACCAGCGCCTTGCCACAAGCACCATGTACAGACCGGCAAGGGCCATGCCGAGAATGGATGGCATGCGGACAGCCCGTTCCGTATGGCCCATGATTTCACAGAAGAACCGGATCAGCCATCCGATCATGGGAGCCTGATCGTGATAACCCCAGTCCAGATGTCTGCCCCATTGCCAGTAATTGGTTTCATCGGGAACCAGAAGAAAGGTTCCGGCATGGAAAAAACGCATCAGGGTGAACAGGGCAAGAATCCAGAGGGCCAG comes from the Desulfobotulus pelophilus genome and includes:
- the cas8c gene encoding type I-C CRISPR-associated protein Cas8c/Csd1 gives rise to the protein MSWIQKLYETYEACCNNEQLMTEQARLLPIGHTVQQAHIHIEIDNYGNFKRASILDKLLIPLPATEKSAGRTSGEAPHPLIDKIQYCGGDYAKYGGTKKSYFKSYLKLLSGWANSPYTHHKVQAVLRYAKKEQLVQDLISCGVLFTDNQNILRTSWPEEEGAVPPIFRMLTKKKVKGKAVQDQGDALVCWSIHIPGDPESDTWGDKSLQNAWISYLQDQNQGEGFCHVEGKKTLIANQHPAKLRHSGDKAKLISANDNTGYTYRGRFTENLQACSVGSVISQKTHSSLAWLISRQGVRNGDQAFVCWAVSGKTIPQPLTETHELWDEDTPFTEEEIPQSPDHTRDAGQRFASKLKSFIKGYAKTISPTEDIVMIGLDSATPGRMSIIYYRELLGSEFLVRLENWHTDSVWWQRLTRKKNDTKNKKKEVFWSLSAPSPKNIAEAAFGQRLDDKLKKATIERLVPCIMDGQQVPLDLMTSCISRTSNRIGMEHWEWEKCMGVACALYRSFHIRHPDPKKRKEYSMALDVTCTSRDYLYGRLLAIADHIEAIALYAANPNGNSHPTAANRLMQRFADYPCSTWLTIEKSLQPYMQRLHSLRPSFLTNMNKLLDDVHALFERSDYMNDTRLSGEYLLGFHCQRREFKRSNDKGENA
- the cas5c gene encoding type I-C CRISPR-associated protein Cas5c, with translation MKNGIIKNSISFKVSGRYALFTDPTSRIGGEKCSYHVPTYDALKGVVKSIYSKPTLIWKIKKVRIMNPIRTQTKGMKPISFSGGNSLAIYTFLANVEYQVEAYFVWNEYRTELAPDRINGKHYAIAKRMLEKGGRQDIFLGTRDCQGYVEPCEFGEGKSDYDGLDELGFGLMFHGFDYPDETGENALKTRFWYPVMKHGIIEFPKPEDCTIRKFIRPMEPKQFELGKNLRHVEIEETCL
- the cas3 gene encoding CRISPR-associated helicase Cas3'; the encoded protein is MRQFYARTTENPTKEDWQTLSQHLLAVSDQTSGFTSKIGLSSAGCLVGLLHDMGKYSEKFQNYLEGLETKGGDHSTPGAQWIWEKIQNTTHIRYLCGQILALAISSHHSSLLDCLSEDGETDTFTKRMKKESTLDEILSVIPNDILTKASILLNEAIEEIKNHFGQIRKKNTCDSEVSAACAKCSRVCAAKNPITAFQFGLATRFLYSCLIDADRTDAASIGKDSGLVQEEVTPDWPVLIKHLENHLACFSDQSPIDKIRKQISDCCRERAQDEKGIFTLTVPTGGGKTLATLRFALQHAEKHKLERIIYVIPYTSIIDQNAQEARKILEADSIPGSIVLEHHSNLDPKEESEEEQKRFDRNRLLGENWDAPVIFTTTVQFLEALFGNRTSSARRMHRMAKSIIIFDEIQTLPIKCIHLFCNALNYLTNHCQTSAVLCTATQPLIGKVAPEYGALQLSQSNEIIPDILTLFHQLKRVEILNLYKPSGWSLDDVAAKVLETFKTKEHCLVIVNTKSWARKLFQVCSSMLEDTEPVFHLSTDMCPVHRMEILNQIRNRLPDPKQPDKNTKPILCISTQLIEAGVDISFGSVIRFVAGMDSILQAAGRCNRHMEKDIGHVLIINPDKEPIGMLPDIKIGKEISLRILDEYREKPQEFNNDLSNPLVIERYFQYSFHNRKSEMTYPIPGKIHALDETILNLLSCNPLNPGNMICPAMLRQSFATAAKAFKPIDAPTHGIIVPYNEEAKIIIGELYAAFHPKTQKGILRKAQKYTVNIFPYMVKKLENEKAIHPIPELGIYVLDERFYSPDYGLSEEIVALMEERII
- a CDS encoding helix-turn-helix transcriptional regulator, whose protein sequence is MFAAVCRALLQERVLDIRYHSRSDNKVENRRIHPQKLIQYQINWYLVAFCELRKELRTLSMDRISILGMPDIPADILDPKKVKDHTESGFGIFAGKAENTAFLRFYQPNARWVKDEKWHKNQMTRWDGDTLLLSLPYNSSTELVREILRHGPGVKVESPESLKMEVVEALKKSLGNYEV
- a CDS encoding mechanosensitive ion channel family protein gives rise to the protein MDETAENIIDTPYWLPVWLGGIWDFLASYPFVLGIVILAVGFFVAFLVRRFILFWGLKLTEKANADLMGQLVRMGAGVAAAIIVYLSLVTALHTLPLHEFAITLSIRILISLLILKLIRTGLRASHLFLEMLGRVKDRFAIVEERTLPLFDLIMTVIVIAIGSYALLQVWNIDATAWLASAGVIGIAVGFAARDTLANLFAGFFIIADAPYKLGDYVVLDGKERGEVTKVGIRSTRLLTRDDVEVIIPNSVMANTKIVNESGGRWLKYRIRIKVGVAYGSDVNHVVDVLEAVARKHPTVCRDPEARVRMRGFGDSSLDFELLCWIEKPEQRGLVSHELFMAVYKALGSNGIEIPFPQRDLWVRGMPEKPSCPTKEAE
- a CDS encoding glycosyltransferase family 39 protein — translated: MALTRMRPFTLALWILALFTLMRFFHAGTFLLVPDETNYWQWGRHLDWGYHDQAPMIGWLIRFFCEIMGHTERAVRMPSILGMALAGLYMVLVARRWFGDRAALATAILTQSVLLFQVGGILATSDGIQAAAWAGATYHVARAYEENSWSQWLWGGFWFGFGLLAKFTMVLFGLFALGYGLFSKAHRYRLAGIRPWTAVIMGSAMFLPVIYWNASHNWNSLRHVAHLGGAGSGSAFTLKYFFEYIGSELGLITPVIFILVVAAWVAAFRKDAPGEPWIRQYLVATSLPMVLFFALLSLHTRIYGNWPAAGYLGASVLAAAFFGPSAAVPAAKFYRRCRKLWPWAIGSGLLLTGLLLVHVLYPILPMPPHKDRAAIESRSWDQLGKTVAAMANDMPDPQSTFFFGMRYQIASELAFYIPGQPRTVSINRWNRPNVYDYWWKDEDLLTNDAIGVSRNPDMQQRLLQVFERVEAPVPFTVTRRGEKVRDLYIYRCYGFQGGLRWQPARPDDIRAAPLLPVRQN